The Halomonas sp. KG2 genome contains a region encoding:
- a CDS encoding helix-turn-helix transcriptional regulator, translating into MYNKEKNLSTLLHTLYDNVTYPEGWGEFLQQLASHFNSPSAALRITDRENPIVYRSFAIGLEQGLNYEQEAVVFDPFRTSLASGPLGKVHTSTDIISDRAFEHSEHYQLFFRPNGNFYAMGCQFERDGSSAMHIGIHRPRAKGMFTRQEQEQLEDLSGHLRRVAQLTKLTSQVQEALTQAQNAFNHLPFGVWMLDENLRCHWLNRVAEDVLSTHCFGIEQRNGRLIFNEEKLGSALVQASRRLNKGESRCESIQLNRAGASLVLFCNQEINSSLSWNVSPAATVIAFLLDPQMTIPLDHRRLKNLYSLSVAELRLVDLLMRGLDINEASAYLNVTVHTTRSQLKSVMRKTDVTRQADLIRTLLLSVGIVNRFE; encoded by the coding sequence GTGTATAACAAAGAAAAAAACCTATCTACGCTATTACATACGCTATATGACAACGTCACCTACCCAGAGGGTTGGGGCGAATTCCTGCAACAGCTTGCCAGCCATTTCAATTCGCCTTCGGCCGCATTGCGTATCACTGATCGTGAAAACCCTATCGTTTACCGATCCTTTGCTATTGGCTTAGAGCAGGGGCTTAATTATGAGCAGGAGGCCGTGGTTTTTGACCCCTTCCGCACATCACTGGCTAGCGGCCCACTAGGCAAAGTCCATACAAGCACCGACATAATATCTGATCGGGCATTTGAGCATTCTGAGCACTACCAGCTATTTTTCCGCCCAAACGGAAATTTTTATGCCATGGGCTGCCAGTTTGAACGCGATGGCTCATCTGCGATGCATATTGGCATACATCGACCACGTGCAAAGGGCATGTTTACTCGGCAGGAGCAAGAACAGCTAGAAGATTTGAGCGGACATTTACGCCGTGTAGCTCAACTAACCAAACTGACTAGCCAAGTACAGGAAGCATTAACACAAGCTCAGAATGCCTTTAATCACCTTCCTTTTGGGGTGTGGATGCTGGACGAAAACCTACGCTGCCACTGGTTAAACCGAGTTGCCGAAGATGTGCTTAGCACCCATTGCTTCGGTATAGAGCAGCGTAACGGCCGCTTAATTTTCAATGAAGAAAAGCTCGGTTCAGCCCTTGTTCAGGCATCACGTAGGCTGAACAAAGGAGAAAGTCGCTGTGAGAGCATTCAGCTAAATAGGGCGGGAGCTTCACTGGTACTTTTTTGTAATCAAGAAATAAATTCTTCCCTTTCCTGGAATGTTAGCCCTGCTGCCACCGTTATCGCTTTCTTGCTTGATCCACAAATGACCATCCCCCTAGACCATAGACGTCTAAAAAACCTTTACTCATTGAGCGTAGCGGAATTGCGTCTAGTAGATTTACTAATGCGCGGCCTAGATATTAATGAGGCTAGTGCTTATTTGAACGTAACGGTACACACCACTCGCTCTCAATTAAAATCAGTCATGCGAAAAACAGACGTCACGAGGCAGGCTGACTTAATACGCACATTACTGCTTAGTGTTGGAATAGTTAATCGATTTGAGTAG